One segment of Paenibacillus pabuli DNA contains the following:
- a CDS encoding anaerobic ribonucleoside triphosphate reductase translates to MNLLEHAAPPASDLLTDLGRRIIGAEDADTLRENANLNGDSFSGKMSRLGSETAKWHALRHVLPEELAASVENGDLYVHDLDQYALGTTNCIFIPFDRLLATGFNTGNGSVRTPQTIMSAMALVAIIFQSQQNSQYGGVSANKMDWDLAPYVQRSFRKHYRKGQRLLGEHTRIDDEYLHLDSPEAREACPRAYAFACEETELETGQAAESLIHNLNTMSSRAGGQIPFTSLNYGLCTSAEGRLVSRSLLEATIRGLGSGETPVFPQHIFQCKQGINQAQGEPNYDLFRLAVTCSSRRMYPNFVNVDASFNLPYYRPEDPDTIIATMGCRTRTLADRFGRNRQSGKGNLSFNTVNLVKLGIRYGICQGARAVADRTGFYEALEMVMDRAASGLLHRYRIQTAQPAKASDFMMREGVWEGGEQLSPDEPVAELLKHGTLSIGFIGLAECMTAMYGRHHGQDPHIHREALNVIRTMREFCDRMSEQHNLNVTLFATPAEGLSGKFTKIDRERYGLIAGINDREYYTNSFHIPVYYTLPAYRKIELEAPFHTLCNAGAISYVELDGNVRANTSAFQRIVQYALAQDIGYFSINHPIDRCPACGYEGVIGDVCPECEAHEDHVHFQRLRRVTGYLTGDYKVRFNSAKQAEVRDRVKHK, encoded by the coding sequence GTGAACCTGCTTGAGCATGCCGCTCCACCGGCATCCGATCTATTAACCGACCTGGGAAGACGAATCATTGGCGCAGAAGACGCAGATACACTGAGGGAAAACGCCAACCTCAATGGTGATTCGTTCAGCGGCAAAATGAGCAGGCTCGGCTCGGAGACGGCCAAGTGGCATGCTCTTCGTCATGTGCTGCCGGAAGAGCTTGCTGCGTCTGTGGAGAATGGAGATCTCTATGTGCATGATCTGGATCAGTATGCGCTTGGAACAACCAACTGTATCTTTATTCCGTTTGATCGACTGCTGGCTACCGGCTTCAATACGGGTAACGGCTCCGTGCGTACGCCACAGACCATCATGTCTGCAATGGCGCTGGTCGCCATTATCTTTCAATCACAGCAAAACAGTCAGTACGGCGGGGTTTCCGCCAATAAAATGGACTGGGATCTGGCACCTTATGTACAGCGATCCTTCCGCAAACATTATCGTAAGGGACAGCGTCTGCTCGGGGAGCACACACGGATTGACGACGAGTATCTGCACCTGGATAGCCCAGAGGCACGGGAAGCATGCCCACGTGCTTACGCTTTTGCCTGTGAAGAAACAGAACTGGAGACTGGACAGGCCGCCGAATCCCTGATTCACAATCTGAATACCATGAGCAGCCGGGCAGGTGGGCAGATTCCTTTTACTTCGCTAAACTACGGACTATGCACCTCTGCCGAGGGAAGGCTTGTATCACGCTCCCTGTTGGAAGCAACCATACGTGGTCTGGGCAGCGGAGAAACCCCTGTGTTTCCACAGCATATCTTCCAGTGCAAGCAGGGAATCAACCAGGCTCAAGGGGAACCCAACTACGACTTGTTCCGTCTAGCCGTGACCTGCTCTTCCCGGCGCATGTACCCCAACTTTGTCAATGTGGATGCATCATTCAACCTGCCTTATTATCGTCCTGAAGATCCGGATACCATCATCGCCACCATGGGCTGTCGTACACGGACGCTGGCAGATCGTTTCGGGCGCAATCGGCAGAGCGGGAAAGGCAACCTGTCGTTCAACACCGTCAATCTGGTCAAACTCGGCATTCGCTATGGCATCTGTCAGGGTGCACGGGCCGTCGCCGACCGTACGGGATTCTATGAAGCACTCGAAATGGTTATGGACCGTGCCGCTTCCGGACTGCTGCACCGCTATCGTATTCAAACGGCACAGCCGGCCAAGGCATCTGATTTCATGATGCGGGAAGGTGTGTGGGAAGGCGGTGAGCAGCTCTCACCTGATGAACCGGTGGCAGAACTGTTGAAGCATGGCACACTGTCCATTGGTTTCATTGGGCTTGCCGAATGCATGACCGCCATGTATGGCCGGCACCATGGACAGGATCCCCATATTCACCGTGAAGCGTTGAACGTGATTCGCACCATGCGTGAATTCTGTGACCGAATGAGTGAACAGCATAACCTGAATGTTACGCTATTTGCCACGCCTGCCGAAGGGTTATCCGGCAAATTCACCAAGATTGACCGCGAACGGTACGGCCTCATTGCAGGGATCAATGACCGGGAATACTATACAAATTCATTTCACATTCCAGTCTATTACACACTCCCAGCCTATCGTAAAATTGAGCTGGAAGCCCCCTTTCATACGTTATGTAATGCCGGAGCCATTTCGTATGTTGAACTGGATGGGAACGTACGGGCCAATACCAGTGCCTTCCAGCGTATTGTTCAATATGCACTCGCACAGGATATCGGATATTTCTCCATTAATCACCCTATTGACCGCTGTCCGGCATGCGGGTATGAAGGCGTCATCGGTGATGTGTGTCCTGAGTGTGAAGCACACGAGGACCATGTGCACTTTCAGCGATTGCGCCGGGTTACCGGTTATCTTACCGGGGACTACAAAGTGCGCTTCAATTCCGCCAAGCAAGCAGAAGTACGAGACCGGGTGAAACACAAGTGA
- a CDS encoding DUF1700 domain-containing protein — MNRQQFMQAMEIHLRPMEPQERAELLADYDQHFELGLQEGRPEEEIARELGRPEEIAREALGDRYDVNMPGSDPFYAPTYGEMRPPKNSNRAARNFFTATGLIFLNLILGIPLGLTLWSVWLVIASLSLLVVAPVAAAVDFLFLNHFDKAELFVAIGAFGVGILFFIAAKRVFKAFKSVTLKYLNWNKRTMRGDVSA, encoded by the coding sequence ATGAATAGACAACAATTTATGCAGGCCATGGAAATACATCTGCGGCCGATGGAACCTCAGGAACGGGCAGAGTTGCTCGCAGACTATGATCAGCACTTCGAGCTCGGACTGCAGGAAGGCAGACCTGAAGAGGAGATTGCCCGCGAGTTGGGCCGTCCGGAAGAGATTGCACGGGAAGCACTCGGTGATCGCTACGACGTGAACATGCCGGGTTCCGATCCCTTCTACGCCCCCACTTATGGTGAAATGCGGCCGCCGAAGAACAGCAACCGGGCAGCTCGCAACTTTTTTACGGCTACTGGCCTGATCTTTCTGAACTTGATTCTTGGGATTCCTCTTGGGCTGACACTCTGGTCGGTATGGCTAGTCATTGCCAGTCTGTCCTTGCTGGTAGTGGCCCCAGTCGCAGCTGCGGTGGACTTCCTGTTTCTCAATCATTTTGATAAGGCAGAGCTGTTCGTGGCTATCGGGGCATTTGGTGTGGGGATTCTGTTCTTCATCGCGGCGAAGCGGGTATTCAAGGCCTTTAAGTCAGTCACGCTAAAATATCTTAATTGGAATAAGAGGACGATGAGAGGAGACGTTTCCGCATGA
- a CDS encoding PadR family transcriptional regulator, producing MNVNIQFKKGVLELCVLVLINRQDRYGYELAQAVSKHIEVAEGALYPLLRRLVQDGYCTTYLQESSEGPPRKYYKLSDTGRDYMQALTTEWNEFVRNVANLIEEGTHNE from the coding sequence GTGAACGTGAATATCCAGTTCAAAAAGGGAGTGCTGGAGCTATGTGTCCTGGTGCTGATTAACCGCCAGGATCGGTATGGCTACGAACTGGCTCAGGCGGTTTCCAAACATATTGAAGTTGCCGAAGGCGCATTGTACCCATTGCTGCGCAGACTTGTTCAAGACGGGTACTGCACCACCTATTTACAGGAATCAAGCGAGGGTCCGCCCCGTAAATATTATAAGCTGTCCGATACAGGTCGTGACTACATGCAGGCACTGACTACGGAATGGAATGAATTTGTGCGCAATGTCGCAAATCTTATTGAGGAAGGAACCCATAATGAATAG
- a CDS encoding glycoside hydrolase family 3 C-terminal domain-containing protein translates to MTNQTKYPFQDTTLELDARVKDLVSRLTEDEKIESMLQYQPAVERLGIAAYKHGTEAAHGLAWLGEATSFPQPVGLACTWDAELMKEIGSVIGDEARVFYKRNPAVNGLTLWAPTVDMERDPRWGRNEEAYGEDPELTAELTTALVKGIQGDHPKYYKAVATLKHFLANNNEVDRGSGSSSIDPRNMREYYLKAFEKPFKEGGAQSMMTAYNSINGTPALLHPFVNEIVKGEWGMDGFIVSDAGDVMGIKNDHKYYDSHTPGTVESVKAGIDSITDDADLSKQALREGLEQGTLTMEDIDLALFNTFRVRFRLGEFDPAEGNPYASIGEEAMMTEKAKALSLRAAREQVVLLKNDKATLPLNKTKSGKVAVIGQLGGTVYRDWYAGTMPYSVSPLEAISGKVGSDKVTFKDGNDRITLTSVANGKAIGLAEGEKSPVIASGEAETFTLTDWGFGSLTLQAESNGKYLTTDEETVTASADEVYGWFVKEVFHLLPQEDGSVGLTTWNGKTVTAPNGGNDAFAVSEELKSFGATETFKKDIVVNGLDEAVAAAKEAETAIVFVGNNPLVNGKEEIDRPSLDLAESQQRLVEAVYAANPNTIVVIVGSYPFTSNWVQENIPAVLYTSHAGQELGTAVADVLYGDYAPAGRLNMTWVQSADQLTDIKDYDIIQSGRTYQYFEGNVLYPFGHGLTYAAFKYSNLELNPDQAGTEGTVKVTVDVTNTGTIPSDEVVQLYVRAGKSRVKRPLKTLKGFRRLHVEAGATVKVSFNLPVQELAIWDVTRDRYVVEAGTYSIMVGKSSSDIQLVADLTVDGETIPARNLSVATRAENYDAYFGVDLDESKEGGTSVRVTGEQGWIAFKDADLGDHAAAIEARVSSEQPGAVLEVRLDAADGTLAGRVDIAQSGAQQWSTVKADLQGAAGQRDIYILLSAGVRVSHFEIR, encoded by the coding sequence ATGACTAATCAAACCAAATATCCATTTCAGGATACAACGCTCGAACTGGACGCAAGGGTTAAAGACCTGGTATCCCGTCTGACGGAAGATGAAAAAATCGAATCCATGCTGCAATATCAGCCAGCGGTAGAACGCCTGGGTATTGCTGCTTATAAACACGGAACAGAAGCCGCTCACGGACTGGCGTGGCTTGGAGAAGCTACATCCTTCCCGCAGCCTGTAGGACTGGCCTGCACATGGGATGCCGAACTTATGAAGGAAATCGGTTCCGTCATTGGTGACGAGGCTCGCGTGTTCTACAAACGCAATCCGGCTGTGAACGGTCTCACCCTGTGGGCACCTACAGTAGATATGGAACGAGACCCGCGTTGGGGCCGTAATGAAGAGGCCTATGGCGAGGATCCGGAACTCACTGCTGAGCTTACCACAGCACTGGTTAAGGGAATTCAGGGAGATCATCCAAAGTATTACAAGGCTGTTGCAACGCTCAAGCACTTCCTTGCCAACAATAATGAAGTGGATCGCGGAAGCGGCTCATCCAGCATTGATCCGCGCAATATGCGTGAATATTATCTGAAGGCATTCGAGAAGCCGTTCAAGGAAGGCGGCGCGCAGTCGATGATGACCGCGTATAACTCTATTAACGGTACGCCGGCGCTGCTTCATCCTTTTGTGAACGAAATTGTCAAAGGCGAGTGGGGAATGGATGGTTTCATCGTCAGCGATGCAGGTGATGTGATGGGAATCAAGAACGATCATAAGTACTATGACTCCCATACACCGGGCACCGTGGAATCCGTAAAAGCTGGAATTGACAGCATTACGGATGATGCGGATCTGTCCAAGCAAGCGCTGCGCGAAGGGCTGGAACAAGGAACGCTGACGATGGAAGATATTGATCTGGCATTGTTTAATACATTCCGTGTGCGTTTCCGCCTGGGTGAGTTCGATCCGGCTGAAGGCAACCCGTATGCATCCATTGGCGAAGAAGCGATGATGACAGAGAAGGCGAAGGCCCTGTCGCTAAGAGCGGCAAGAGAACAGGTGGTATTGCTCAAAAACGATAAAGCCACCCTTCCGCTAAATAAAACGAAATCAGGCAAAGTAGCTGTCATTGGTCAGCTGGGCGGCACCGTTTACCGTGACTGGTATGCTGGCACCATGCCTTACAGCGTATCTCCGCTTGAGGCGATCAGCGGCAAGGTAGGCAGCGACAAGGTTACGTTCAAGGATGGAAATGACCGGATTACATTGACTTCGGTAGCGAATGGAAAAGCAATCGGGCTAGCTGAAGGCGAGAAATCACCTGTCATTGCATCGGGAGAAGCTGAGACGTTTACGCTCACGGATTGGGGATTCGGAAGCCTCACCCTGCAGGCGGAAAGCAACGGAAAATATCTGACCACGGACGAAGAAACAGTGACAGCTTCAGCAGATGAAGTGTACGGCTGGTTCGTGAAAGAAGTATTCCACTTGCTTCCGCAGGAAGATGGCAGTGTTGGCCTGACGACATGGAATGGCAAAACGGTTACCGCGCCAAATGGCGGAAATGACGCATTTGCCGTTTCGGAAGAGCTGAAGTCTTTTGGTGCCACCGAGACATTTAAGAAGGACATCGTTGTGAACGGGCTGGATGAAGCCGTAGCAGCAGCCAAGGAAGCTGAAACGGCCATTGTATTTGTCGGTAATAATCCGCTTGTGAACGGGAAGGAAGAGATCGACCGTCCAAGTCTGGATCTGGCTGAATCCCAGCAGCGTCTGGTTGAAGCCGTATATGCGGCAAATCCGAACACCATTGTGGTTATTGTGGGCAGTTATCCGTTCACATCCAATTGGGTTCAAGAGAACATCCCGGCTGTATTGTACACTTCCCATGCGGGACAGGAATTGGGTACGGCTGTGGCTGATGTGCTCTACGGAGATTACGCGCCAGCAGGCCGTCTGAACATGACGTGGGTGCAATCCGCAGATCAGTTAACGGATATCAAGGACTACGACATCATTCAATCGGGACGTACGTATCAGTATTTTGAAGGCAATGTATTGTATCCATTCGGACATGGATTAACCTATGCTGCGTTCAAGTACAGCAACCTGGAGCTGAATCCTGACCAAGCGGGAACAGAAGGAACGGTTAAAGTAACCGTCGACGTAACGAACACCGGAACCATTCCCAGTGATGAAGTGGTACAGCTATATGTACGTGCCGGCAAATCCCGGGTGAAACGTCCACTTAAAACGTTAAAAGGATTCCGTCGTCTCCATGTGGAAGCTGGAGCAACAGTGAAAGTGAGCTTCAACTTACCCGTACAGGAACTGGCTATCTGGGATGTAACCCGGGATCGTTATGTGGTTGAAGCAGGAACGTATTCCATCATGGTCGGCAAATCGTCATCCGATATTCAGCTTGTTGCCGATCTGACGGTTGATGGGGAAACCATCCCTGCCCGTAATCTGAGCGTGGCGACACGTGCTGAGAATTATGATGCCTACTTTGGTGTGGATCTGGATGAGAGCAAGGAAGGTGGAACTTCTGTCCGTGTGACAGGTGAACAAGGATGGATTGCCTTCAAAGACGCCGATTTGGGCGATCATGCAGCAGCCATTGAAGCGCGTGTATCATCAGAACAGCCAGGTGCGGTGCTGGAAGTTCGTCTGGACGCAGCGGATGGTACGCTGGCAGGACGTGTCGATATTGCACAAAGTGGAGCACAGCAATGGTCTACGGTGAAAGCTGACCTTCAAGGCGCAGCAGGCCAACGAGACATCTATATTTTATTGTCTGCGGGTGTCCGTGTAAGCCATTTTGAAATTCGCTAA
- a CDS encoding methyl-accepting chemotaxis protein: protein MDIIQALITCMSFFRDTIRQDVTLSIIDREKFLYFSAGESLKQLEFKAGDPLLEPNRNFADLKGGTEKQFDHYPKELFGVPFDVSYLPIKNEQGEVIAIFNLLYSMDDQAQLQQLMEATEHLTNQLIDSVQHVAAHSEELSATTEEIRNNSKQAVQKSGNVTQVASFIREISEQTNLLGLNAAIEAARVGEAGAGFGVVAKEIRKLSVDTKQATTQIEESLLAVRQSIHMMENELGEITASSQEQAELVNNFMSTIEQLNETSQQLKQFVNKLITFDGR from the coding sequence ATGGATATTATTCAAGCACTCATCACCTGTATGTCGTTTTTCCGTGATACTATACGTCAGGATGTAACCCTTTCCATTATAGATCGGGAGAAGTTTCTTTACTTTTCTGCAGGGGAGTCCTTAAAACAATTGGAATTCAAAGCGGGAGACCCTTTGCTTGAACCCAATCGCAATTTTGCCGACCTGAAAGGCGGTACGGAGAAGCAATTTGATCATTACCCCAAGGAATTATTCGGTGTTCCATTTGATGTATCGTACTTGCCGATCAAAAACGAACAGGGTGAGGTCATTGCCATATTCAATCTGCTCTACAGCATGGATGATCAGGCTCAGTTGCAACAACTCATGGAGGCGACGGAGCATCTGACCAACCAGCTTATCGATAGCGTCCAGCATGTGGCTGCACACTCCGAGGAACTAAGCGCCACTACAGAAGAAATTCGAAATAACTCCAAACAGGCTGTTCAGAAATCAGGAAACGTGACTCAGGTTGCGAGCTTCATTCGAGAGATTTCCGAACAAACCAATCTGCTCGGGTTGAACGCAGCCATTGAGGCTGCCCGTGTAGGTGAAGCTGGTGCAGGCTTCGGCGTTGTTGCCAAAGAAATCCGCAAACTGTCGGTAGACACCAAGCAAGCTACTACCCAGATTGAGGAATCCCTCCTCGCTGTCCGGCAGTCGATTCATATGATGGAAAATGAGCTTGGAGAGATTACCGCCAGCTCGCAGGAACAGGCGGAACTGGTCAACAATTTCATGAGTACCATTGAACAGCTGAATGAAACCAGCCAGCAGCTCAAACAATTCGTGAACAAACTCATTACGTTTGACGGCAGATAA
- the nrdG gene encoding anaerobic ribonucleoside-triphosphate reductase activating protein — protein MNLYGYIPESVNEGPGLRAVIFLSGCRHACPGCFSPDSWSFRAGEQFTEERQQQILHDVATHPLLDGVTLCGGDPFFSAEECIPWVRRFREACPDRTVWAYTGFVYEELVADPIRAELVLLCDVIVDGPYVAAERDVSLPFRGSRNQRLVDVQATLRGDKIITMEHNPL, from the coding sequence GTGAATCTGTACGGTTATATTCCCGAATCCGTGAACGAGGGACCTGGTCTGCGCGCCGTTATCTTTCTCAGCGGGTGCCGCCATGCCTGCCCAGGATGCTTCAGTCCGGATTCGTGGAGCTTCCGGGCAGGAGAACAGTTCACCGAGGAGCGGCAGCAGCAGATTCTGCATGATGTAGCTACCCATCCCCTGCTGGATGGGGTTACCTTATGCGGAGGCGATCCCTTTTTCTCAGCAGAGGAATGCATTCCTTGGGTTCGCCGTTTCCGCGAAGCATGCCCTGACCGAACGGTGTGGGCCTATACGGGATTTGTCTATGAAGAACTTGTTGCTGATCCGATACGGGCAGAACTGGTCCTGCTGTGTGATGTCATTGTAGATGGCCCCTACGTGGCTGCTGAACGAGATGTGTCTTTACCTTTTCGGGGCAGCCGCAATCAGCGCTTGGTGGATGTGCAGGCAACGTTAAGAGGAGACAAAATCATTACCATGGAGCATAATCCGTTATAG
- a CDS encoding FAD-dependent oxidoreductase, producing MSNNQQPPTGLPPVPESIWRATHEFNAYPKLTEDITADVAIIGAGIAGITTAYLLAQSGMRVVVLEAGKVLDGTTGHTTAKVSAQHGVIFDELLHHFGEEQARMYYEGNAGAANWMRNLVKEKQIDCQWAEEDAYVYIQSEDNLKKLEIELTAYGKLNIPGQWVDPLPIPVPSRAGIKMPGQARFDPLAYLHHLLDSAVKQGVQIYEHTTVTDVEEEASLRVRTYGEGPSVTAEHVVVASHFPVYDPGFYFTRLHAERSYAVAVEPQKPYTGGMYISDDEPSRSLRKVLHDGKELILFGGENHKTGQGICTYGHYERLERFAEETYGIRSIPFRWSAQDLISIDKVPYIGPITGRHERVYVATGFAKWGMTTGTMAGHILADRITGRENPHAAVFDPARFKTDPGVKNFIIENANVAKELISGKVGIVHKDVREIGNDEGAVVRHNGKRAGAYKDTSGKLFLVDTTCTHLGCEVEWNEGERSWDCPCHGSRFNFAGKVIEGPAVKDLKLLEATE from the coding sequence ATGAGCAACAATCAACAGCCCCCGACGGGCCTACCCCCTGTTCCGGAATCGATCTGGAGGGCTACTCATGAATTTAACGCCTATCCGAAGCTAACGGAAGACATTACTGCAGATGTAGCCATTATTGGTGCAGGAATTGCAGGAATCACGACAGCCTACTTGCTTGCCCAATCAGGTATGCGTGTCGTGGTGCTGGAAGCCGGGAAAGTTCTGGATGGTACAACCGGACATACGACAGCTAAGGTTTCTGCCCAGCATGGGGTGATTTTCGATGAACTGCTCCACCACTTCGGAGAAGAACAGGCACGAATGTATTATGAAGGCAATGCCGGTGCTGCCAACTGGATGCGCAATCTGGTGAAGGAAAAACAGATCGATTGCCAGTGGGCAGAGGAAGATGCCTATGTGTATATACAATCTGAAGATAACCTGAAAAAGCTGGAGATCGAGCTCACCGCTTACGGCAAGCTGAATATTCCAGGTCAGTGGGTCGATCCACTACCGATACCAGTTCCGTCCAGGGCAGGCATCAAAATGCCCGGTCAAGCTCGCTTTGATCCGCTGGCCTATTTGCATCATTTGCTCGATTCAGCCGTTAAGCAGGGGGTCCAGATTTACGAACACACAACGGTAACCGACGTGGAAGAAGAGGCTTCACTTCGTGTACGAACCTATGGAGAGGGTCCATCCGTGACAGCAGAACATGTGGTTGTGGCTTCTCACTTCCCCGTGTATGATCCGGGTTTTTATTTCACTAGATTGCACGCCGAGCGGTCTTATGCCGTTGCAGTAGAACCTCAGAAGCCATACACCGGCGGCATGTATATCTCTGATGATGAACCGTCCCGATCCCTGCGTAAGGTCCTTCATGACGGAAAGGAACTGATTCTTTTCGGCGGAGAAAACCATAAAACCGGACAAGGAATCTGCACCTATGGTCATTATGAACGCCTCGAGCGCTTCGCAGAGGAAACATACGGCATTCGCAGCATTCCGTTCCGCTGGTCTGCCCAGGATCTGATATCCATTGATAAGGTGCCTTATATTGGACCGATTACCGGAAGGCATGAGCGAGTCTATGTCGCTACCGGATTTGCCAAGTGGGGCATGACCACTGGAACGATGGCCGGACATATCCTGGCAGATCGGATTACCGGTCGTGAGAATCCACATGCTGCTGTCTTCGACCCGGCCCGATTCAAGACAGATCCCGGTGTGAAAAACTTCATTATAGAAAACGCGAATGTAGCAAAAGAGCTGATCTCCGGAAAAGTGGGCATTGTCCATAAGGACGTCAGGGAGATTGGCAATGACGAAGGTGCCGTTGTTCGTCATAACGGCAAACGGGCCGGTGCCTACAAGGACACCAGCGGCAAACTGTTTTTGGTCGATACAACCTGCACCCATCTGGGGTGCGAAGTGGAATGGAATGAAGGAGAACGCTCATGGGATTGCCCTTGCCACGGTTCCCGCTTCAACTTTGCCGGCAAAGTGATTGAAGGACCTGCTGTCAAAGATCTCAAACTGCTAGAAGCTACGGAATAA
- a CDS encoding hybrid sensor histidine kinase/response regulator gives MGTVGIKRGFYENVQEAASHIVDVLSDILKVNTIFVATNDGITNTILEAFNRDEELVISGRELSFDSSYCSLVLRNKIDNLTITDTAAHPLTCSMDVTKALGNRFFVGIPIMRRSGETFGTICLMDNPDYVISETDMKTLNAMAVFLGYVVDLESNLLVQEQKLNDTEQLKQQLQLEKERAESEAMTKAQMIALMSHEIRNPLNGILGLTDLMRTPNMPEEHVEYVDMIETSGNILLSLLNNIMNFNINETGETVVHDDPFDLVSTIESTVYLHAGQAMEKGIELGLNLEMNVSQVFVGDEVKIGQLLANVLKYAIDSTRAGSVLVTANVDDQNVDGAGTLRLHIKYTGRMLTSDKKLQAFNTLDGNVSIQKLVGTNLGLAVSQNLAILMHGRIEVSSLGEEETEFQIRLPLMRHWELPQLTGIQERLKGTTVLLVKAPDILQGVSSLMRRWQMDVHMTSNPNQAHEWMEEGLEPEIAVIDMGLESGTAMKFIQELKGMAKQLPIIILVPYGMHIDPQEARTVNAVLTKPVRQLDLLNALSATVH, from the coding sequence ATGGGAACGGTAGGGATTAAGAGAGGCTTCTATGAAAATGTACAGGAAGCGGCGTCCCACATCGTGGACGTGTTAAGTGACATATTGAAGGTCAATACGATCTTCGTTGCCACCAATGATGGGATTACCAATACGATTTTGGAAGCTTTTAATCGAGACGAAGAACTGGTCATCAGTGGCCGTGAACTTTCATTTGATTCTTCCTACTGCAGTTTGGTACTCCGGAATAAGATAGACAACCTGACCATAACGGATACTGCAGCACATCCGCTGACTTGCTCAATGGATGTAACCAAGGCGCTCGGTAACCGTTTTTTTGTGGGCATACCCATTATGCGGCGATCGGGTGAAACCTTTGGGACGATTTGTCTAATGGACAACCCGGACTATGTAATCAGTGAGACGGATATGAAAACGTTGAATGCCATGGCTGTATTTCTCGGATATGTCGTTGATTTGGAGAGCAATTTGCTGGTACAGGAACAGAAGCTGAACGATACGGAGCAGCTGAAGCAGCAGCTGCAGCTGGAGAAGGAACGCGCAGAATCGGAAGCGATGACGAAGGCGCAGATGATCGCGTTGATGAGTCATGAGATTCGGAACCCGCTTAACGGAATTCTGGGTTTAACCGATCTGATGCGCACACCGAATATGCCTGAAGAGCATGTGGAATATGTGGACATGATTGAGACGAGCGGCAACATCCTGTTGTCTCTGCTAAACAATATAATGAATTTCAACATTAATGAAACAGGTGAAACAGTGGTTCATGATGATCCCTTTGATCTGGTTTCTACCATTGAGAGTACCGTTTACCTGCATGCAGGGCAGGCCATGGAGAAAGGGATCGAGCTAGGCTTGAACCTTGAAATGAATGTATCTCAGGTGTTCGTGGGGGACGAGGTCAAGATCGGCCAACTGCTCGCAAATGTGCTGAAATATGCCATTGATTCAACACGTGCAGGTTCCGTGCTTGTTACGGCAAACGTGGATGACCAGAATGTGGATGGGGCGGGTACGTTGCGGCTTCATATCAAATATACGGGGCGGATGCTGACATCGGATAAAAAACTACAGGCATTTAATACACTGGACGGAAATGTCAGCATTCAAAAGCTTGTGGGTACCAACCTCGGTTTGGCTGTCAGCCAAAATCTCGCCATTCTCATGCATGGCCGCATTGAGGTGAGCAGCTTGGGGGAAGAGGAGACAGAATTTCAGATCAGGCTGCCCCTAATGAGGCACTGGGAACTTCCGCAGCTTACAGGCATTCAAGAACGATTGAAAGGTACGACGGTGCTGCTGGTCAAAGCTCCCGATATTCTCCAGGGGGTATCTTCCCTCATGCGCAGGTGGCAGATGGATGTGCATATGACATCGAACCCGAACCAAGCACATGAATGGATGGAGGAGGGACTTGAGCCTGAGATTGCGGTCATTGATATGGGATTAGAGTCAGGCACAGCTATGAAGTTTATTCAAGAATTAAAGGGAATGGCGAAACAGCTGCCCATCATCATATTGGTCCCATACGGAATGCATATCGATCCTCAGGAGGCAAGGACTGTTAATGCTGTCTTGACCAAGCCGGTTAGACAGTTGGACCTGCTGAATGCACTGAGTGCGACAGTGCACTGA